The following coding sequences are from one Bradyrhizobium sp. 200 window:
- a CDS encoding HigA family addiction module antitoxin has translation MSAIQGIRMKNPAHPGGFVKSEIVEALDLSVTDAAKALGVTRPALSALLNERAALSSEMALRIEKAFGVSMDTLMRMQNSYDIAQARRRAGQIKVARFRKVGDPGPALA, from the coding sequence ATGAGCGCAATACAGGGCATTCGCATGAAAAATCCCGCCCATCCCGGTGGGTTCGTGAAGAGCGAGATCGTCGAGGCGCTCGACCTCTCGGTGACCGACGCCGCCAAGGCGCTGGGTGTGACCCGTCCCGCGCTCTCGGCGCTGCTCAATGAGCGCGCGGCACTATCGTCTGAAATGGCGCTGCGCATCGAGAAGGCGTTCGGCGTATCCATGGATACGTTGATGCGCATGCAAAATAGCTACGACATTGCGCAGGCGCGTCGCCGTGCCGGGCAGATCAAGGTTGCGCGGTTTCGCAAGGTTGGCGACCCGGGCCCGGCGCTCGCGTAA
- a CDS encoding type II toxin-antitoxin system RelE/ParE family toxin translates to MRIRNVLHKGLRRFIEDDDKSGIQAAVAEKLRRMISFLQDMQKETELKAVPSWKAHWGPQGDLEPFRHQELAADVSDRPKRD, encoded by the coding sequence ATGAGGATTCGGAACGTCCTGCATAAGGGTCTGCGGCGCTTTATCGAGGACGATGACAAGAGCGGCATACAGGCTGCGGTCGCGGAGAAGCTGCGCCGCATGATCTCTTTTCTTCAGGATATGCAGAAAGAGACGGAATTAAAGGCGGTGCCGAGCTGGAAAGCTCACTGGGGACCGCAAGGGGACCTGGAGCCTTTTCGTCACCAAGAACTGGCGGCTGACGTTTCGGATCGACCGAAACGAGATTGA
- a CDS encoding Lrp/AsnC family transcriptional regulator, which produces MSFRESSVPALDPTDVAIIEVLQEDGRIAISELGRRVGLSQPATSERVKRLEERGIITGYTAKINPAALGLRMMAVIRLRTTHEHIQSCLKQFSEMPHVMEVLRLTGEDCFILKVFVPSPQELETIVDTVARHGAVTTSLVLRSEPPKPIGRVLIQR; this is translated from the coding sequence ATGTCATTTCGAGAAAGTTCCGTCCCAGCGCTGGACCCGACTGACGTCGCGATCATCGAAGTCCTGCAGGAAGATGGGCGCATCGCGATATCCGAGCTTGGCCGCAGGGTCGGACTCTCACAGCCCGCGACCTCAGAGCGGGTCAAGCGGCTGGAGGAGCGCGGAATCATCACCGGCTATACCGCGAAGATCAATCCGGCCGCGCTCGGGTTGAGGATGATGGCCGTCATCCGCCTGCGCACGACCCACGAACATATTCAGTCCTGTCTGAAGCAGTTTTCCGAAATGCCTCACGTCATGGAGGTGTTGCGACTAACCGGAGAAGATTGTTTCATCCTCAAGGTCTTCGTGCCGTCCCCGCAAGAACTGGAAACGATCGTGGATACGGTCGCGCGGCACGGCGCGGTCACGACGTCGCTGGTCCTGCGCAGCGAGCCGCCAAAACCGATCGGGCGTGTGTTGATCCAACGCTAG
- a CDS encoding alpha/beta hydrolase — MTEIVILPGIGGSGELHWQSRWEKSDPGYRRFQPTDWNQPELEDWILALDRAVGATPKPPLLVAHSLACLLVAHWQQVSTAPVAGAFLVAVPNPQSRAFPVEAASFANPPPSKFRFPSLIIASANDPYGTIEYAHGRANQWGGGFLEVGQLGHINEASGLEDWPHGKTLLTAFAAGVANS, encoded by the coding sequence ATGACCGAGATTGTTATTCTGCCGGGGATCGGAGGATCGGGTGAGTTGCACTGGCAAAGCCGGTGGGAAAAGAGCGACCCGGGGTATCGACGTTTCCAGCCGACCGACTGGAATCAGCCTGAACTCGAGGACTGGATTTTAGCGCTGGATCGCGCAGTTGGCGCCACTCCGAAGCCGCCGCTCCTCGTCGCTCATAGCCTGGCATGTCTTTTGGTTGCGCACTGGCAGCAGGTTTCCACAGCGCCGGTCGCAGGCGCATTCCTCGTTGCAGTTCCGAATCCGCAAAGCCGGGCCTTCCCCGTCGAGGCCGCAAGTTTTGCCAATCCGCCTCCGAGCAAATTCAGATTTCCCTCACTCATCATCGCGAGCGCAAACGATCCATATGGCACGATCGAATATGCCCACGGCAGAGCGAACCAGTGGGGGGGCGGCTTCCTGGAAGTGGGGCAGCTTGGCCACATCAATGAGGCAAGCGGGCTTGAGGATTGGCCGCACGGAAAGACGTTGCTCACGGCTTTTGCAGCCGGAGTCGCGAACAGCTAG
- a CDS encoding caspase family protein encodes MRGAFDGGWRYSALALLIALLFATLFPTLAAAEKRVALVIGNSAYQNVTRLDNPRNDAALMAETLSSLGFTLIGGRAQLDLDKPAMDLAVQNFGRQVQGADVALFYYAGHGVQVSGANYLVPVSANPTREADVDFQMVDVNLVLRQMQGSGTRLNMVILDACRNNPFGARGLRASDGGLAQMRAPEGTLISYATQPGNVALDGTDGHSPYTRALATTIKQAGLDIFQTFNQVGLAVKRQTGGSQQPWVSSSPIDGNFYFVAPAPAASSQQLAVAVPPEPLASTLRPDPDRIPIKDPVLLRELSDRLFELNYDPEPLDSRNGMRLAISKFQEKAKMTPTGEATEGMLTRLRKMEDLKPWGSIVYGPDNDKWGMSWNHSSRRAAIDDALKNCGGSKCPFELSFYGARCGAFAISGKSWSLVQRDTVQRARDAALDECGKTGKSCRIIGAVCADGSGR; translated from the coding sequence ATGCGCGGGGCTTTTGACGGTGGCTGGAGGTATTCGGCGCTGGCGCTCCTGATCGCGCTGCTGTTCGCAACGCTCTTTCCAACACTTGCCGCGGCCGAGAAGCGCGTCGCGCTGGTCATCGGCAACTCCGCCTATCAAAACGTGACGCGGCTCGATAACCCCCGCAACGACGCAGCCCTGATGGCCGAGACGCTTTCGAGCCTCGGCTTCACGCTGATCGGCGGCCGTGCCCAGCTCGATCTCGACAAGCCCGCGATGGACCTGGCCGTGCAGAATTTCGGCCGCCAGGTTCAGGGCGCCGACGTCGCGCTGTTCTACTATGCCGGTCATGGCGTGCAGGTCTCCGGCGCGAACTATCTGGTCCCGGTCAGCGCCAATCCGACGCGCGAGGCCGATGTCGATTTCCAGATGGTGGACGTCAACCTCGTGCTGCGCCAGATGCAGGGCTCGGGCACGCGGCTCAACATGGTGATCCTCGACGCCTGTCGTAACAATCCGTTCGGCGCGCGCGGACTGCGCGCCTCCGACGGCGGCCTCGCGCAGATGCGCGCGCCGGAGGGTACGCTGATCTCCTATGCGACGCAGCCCGGCAACGTCGCGCTCGACGGCACCGACGGCCACAGCCCCTATACCAGGGCGCTTGCCACGACGATCAAGCAGGCCGGGCTCGACATCTTCCAGACCTTCAACCAGGTCGGCCTTGCCGTGAAACGCCAGACCGGCGGATCGCAACAGCCCTGGGTGTCGTCCTCGCCGATCGACGGTAATTTCTATTTCGTGGCCCCTGCCCCGGCCGCTTCATCCCAACAGCTCGCCGTCGCGGTGCCGCCCGAGCCGCTGGCCTCGACGCTGCGCCCGGATCCCGATCGCATTCCGATCAAGGATCCCGTGCTGCTGCGCGAATTGAGCGACCGCCTGTTCGAGCTCAACTACGATCCGGAGCCGCTGGACAGCAGGAACGGCATGCGCCTGGCGATCTCCAAATTTCAGGAGAAGGCCAAGATGACGCCGACCGGTGAAGCCACCGAGGGCATGCTGACGCGGCTGCGCAAGATGGAAGACCTGAAACCGTGGGGCTCGATCGTCTACGGCCCGGACAACGACAAATGGGGCATGTCCTGGAATCACTCTTCGCGCCGGGCGGCGATCGACGACGCGCTCAAGAATTGCGGCGGCAGCAAATGTCCGTTCGAGTTGAGCTTCTATGGGGCGCGATGCGGCGCGTTCGCGATCTCGGGCAAGTCATGGTCGCTGGTGCAGCGCGACACCGTCCAGCGCGCCAGGGACGCGGCGCTTGACGAGTGCGGAAAGACTGGCAAATCTTGCCGGATTATTGGCGCGGTCTGTGCCGACGGGTCGGGCCGCTGA
- the gmk gene encoding guanylate kinase, whose amino-acid sequence MTAGGFDGVERRGLMFVLSSPSGAGKTTLSRMLLEREPGLKMSVSATTRSMRPGEVEGSDYFFVDKQKFERMVEQGELLEWATVFDNLYGTPRAPVEAALSAGQDVLFDIDWQGTQQLHQKASVDVVRVFILPPSAADLEKRLHTRAQDSDEVIRGRMSRATHELSHWAEYDYIVVNHNVDEAFAEVQSILKAERLKRERRTGLTEFVRKLQRQLEK is encoded by the coding sequence ATGACGGCTGGAGGTTTCGACGGGGTTGAGCGGCGAGGGCTGATGTTCGTGCTGTCGTCGCCCTCGGGCGCGGGCAAGACCACGCTGTCGCGGATGCTGCTTGAGCGCGAGCCGGGCCTGAAGATGTCGGTTTCAGCGACGACGCGTTCGATGCGACCGGGCGAGGTCGAGGGAAGCGACTATTTTTTCGTCGACAAGCAGAAATTCGAGAGAATGGTGGAGCAGGGCGAACTCCTCGAATGGGCGACCGTATTCGATAATCTCTACGGTACGCCGCGCGCGCCGGTCGAAGCGGCATTGTCGGCGGGACAGGATGTTTTGTTCGACATCGACTGGCAGGGCACCCAGCAACTGCATCAGAAGGCGAGCGTTGATGTGGTCCGGGTGTTCATCCTGCCGCCCTCGGCCGCCGATCTCGAGAAACGGCTGCACACGCGTGCGCAGGATTCGGATGAGGTGATTCGCGGGCGCATGAGCCGCGCCACCCACGAACTCAGCCACTGGGCGGAATACGACTATATCGTCGTCAACCACAACGTCGACGAGGCGTTCGCCGAGGTGCAGTCGATCCTCAAGGCCGAGCGGCTCAAGCGTGAGCGCCGCACCGGGCTCACCGAGTTCGTTCGCAAGCTGCAGCGCCAGTTGGAGAAATAG
- a CDS encoding YicC/YloC family endoribonuclease — MVLSSMTGFARSHGASGPYTFEWELKSVNAKGFDLRLRLPPGWDELEALAKKRAGEVLSRGTVYANLNVKRANAVSTVRINEDVLASIVKVAGVLAGKIDAVAPSIDGLLSIKGVIEVVEPESDETEDKAARDAAAAAFEQALAQLVEMRRREGVTLGQILIQRMDEIERLAKKAEAAPGRKPEAIRARLAEQVTALLETSERFDPDRLNQEAILIATKADIREELDRIASHVAQAREMIGKGGPVGRRLDFLAQEFNREVNTCCSKSNDLELTQTGLEMKNVVEQFREQVQNLE, encoded by the coding sequence ATGGTGCTATCGAGCATGACCGGTTTTGCCCGGAGCCACGGCGCCAGCGGCCCCTACACGTTCGAATGGGAACTGAAGTCCGTCAACGCGAAGGGGTTCGACCTGCGCCTGCGCCTGCCGCCCGGCTGGGACGAGCTGGAGGCCCTTGCCAAGAAACGCGCCGGCGAGGTGCTGTCGCGGGGCACTGTGTACGCCAATCTCAACGTCAAGCGCGCCAACGCGGTCTCGACCGTGCGAATCAATGAAGACGTGCTGGCCTCGATCGTGAAGGTCGCGGGCGTGCTCGCCGGCAAGATCGACGCGGTGGCGCCGAGCATCGACGGGCTGCTCAGCATCAAGGGCGTCATCGAGGTTGTCGAACCCGAAAGCGACGAGACAGAAGACAAGGCCGCGAGGGATGCGGCTGCCGCCGCCTTTGAGCAGGCGCTCGCCCAACTGGTCGAGATGCGGCGCCGCGAGGGCGTGACGCTCGGGCAAATTCTGATCCAGCGCATGGACGAAATCGAGAGGCTGGCGAAGAAGGCCGAGGCTGCGCCCGGCCGCAAGCCCGAGGCGATCAGGGCGCGTCTGGCCGAGCAGGTGACGGCACTGCTGGAGACTTCCGAACGCTTCGACCCTGACAGGCTCAATCAGGAAGCGATCCTGATTGCGACCAAGGCCGACATCCGCGAAGAGCTCGACCGCATCGCCTCGCACGTCGCGCAGGCCCGTGAGATGATCGGCAAGGGCGGACCGGTCGGGCGGCGGCTCGACTTCCTCGCCCAGGAATTCAACCGCGAGGTCAACACCTGCTGCTCCAAATCGAACGATCTGGAATTGACCCAGACCGGGCTCGAAATGAAGAACGTGGTCGAGCAATTCCGCGAGCAGGTCCAGAACCTGGAGTAA
- the mltG gene encoding endolytic transglycosylase MltG, whose amino-acid sequence MSERPPISPRSPRAALEPEQVPPPPKRSERARNPFVVVGNAIITILIILMIGAGTVYYYGRQMLETPGPLQEDKIVNIPSRAGKRDIADALLREGVINVNPWVFIGGVFALKASSDLKPGEYSFQKKSSLRDVIATIVEGKVVQHAVTIPEGLTSEQIVARLTDNDIFAGSVRELPREGTLLPETYKFPRGTTREQVIQRMQQTQKRVLAEIWERRNPDVPVRSPEQLITLASIIEKETGRADERSRVAAVFTNRLRQRIKLQSDPTIIYGLVGGKGTLGRPIKRSEITQPSPYNTYVIEGLPPGPIANPGRASLEAAANPARTRDLFFVADGTGGHAFTETYDQHQKNVVKLRALEKQIQNDTAEPSEDAPPPTAAGAPADTNPTATTPRPGAGAKKPPARPAAPATAPGRQGAAQSTTTPPVVQR is encoded by the coding sequence ATGAGTGAGAGGCCGCCCATTTCACCACGAAGCCCGCGCGCTGCGCTGGAGCCTGAACAGGTGCCGCCGCCGCCGAAGCGGTCGGAGCGCGCCCGCAATCCGTTCGTGGTGGTCGGCAATGCCATCATCACCATCCTGATCATTCTGATGATCGGGGCGGGAACGGTGTACTACTACGGCCGGCAAATGCTGGAAACGCCGGGCCCGCTGCAGGAAGACAAGATCGTCAACATTCCCTCGCGTGCCGGCAAGCGCGACATCGCCGACGCGCTGCTGCGTGAAGGCGTGATCAACGTCAATCCCTGGGTATTCATCGGCGGCGTGTTTGCGCTGAAGGCGAGTTCCGACCTCAAGCCGGGGGAATATTCGTTCCAGAAGAAATCCAGCCTGCGCGATGTCATCGCCACCATCGTCGAGGGCAAGGTGGTGCAGCACGCCGTCACGATTCCCGAAGGTCTGACCTCGGAACAGATCGTGGCGCGGCTGACCGACAACGACATCTTCGCTGGGAGCGTGCGGGAATTGCCGCGCGAAGGCACGCTGCTGCCGGAAACCTACAAATTCCCGCGCGGCACCACGCGCGAGCAGGTGATCCAGCGCATGCAGCAGACCCAGAAGCGGGTGCTCGCGGAGATCTGGGAGCGCCGCAATCCGGACGTTCCGGTCAGGTCGCCGGAGCAGCTCATCACGCTGGCTTCGATTATCGAGAAGGAAACCGGCCGGGCCGACGAACGCAGCCGCGTAGCCGCCGTATTCACCAATCGCCTGCGGCAGCGGATCAAGCTGCAATCCGATCCGACCATCATCTATGGCCTGGTCGGCGGCAAGGGAACGCTGGGCCGGCCGATCAAGCGCTCCGAGATCACGCAGCCTTCGCCCTACAACACCTATGTGATCGAGGGCCTGCCGCCCGGACCGATCGCCAACCCTGGCCGCGCCTCGCTCGAAGCCGCCGCCAACCCGGCGCGCACGCGCGACCTGTTCTTCGTAGCCGACGGCACCGGCGGGCACGCCTTTACCGAGACCTACGACCAGCACCAGAAGAACGTCGTCAAGCTGCGGGCGCTCGAAAAACAGATTCAGAACGATACCGCCGAACCATCCGAGGATGCGCCGCCGCCGACGGCGGCCGGAGCGCCGGCGGATACCAATCCAACCGCGACCACGCCGCGGCCGGGGGCGGGCGCGAAAAAGCCGCCCGCCCGTCCTGCGGCGCCTGCGACCGCGCCCGGTCGCCAGGGCGCCGCGCAGTCGACCACGACGCCGCCGGTGGTTCAGCGCTGA
- the fabF gene encoding beta-ketoacyl-ACP synthase II, with amino-acid sequence MRRVVVTGLGMVTPLGCGVDTTWKRILNGRSGARKIDTFEVADLASQIACVIPRGDGSDGTFNPDQWMEPKEQRKVDDFIIFAMAAARQALDDADWHPSTEEDKCATGTLIGSGIGGLSGIAETSLLLKERGPRRVSPFFIPGRLINLASGYVSIEHGLKGPNHSVVTACSTGAHAIGDGARLIALGDADVMVAGGTESPICRLAMAGFCAARALSTGFNETPQKASRPYDKDRDGFVMGEGAGVVVLEEYEHAKNRGARIYAEVVGYGLSGDAYHITSPSPDGDGGFRSMSAAIKRAGIAVSDIDYINAHGTSTQIGDEIELGAVERMLGNAASKVSMSSTKSSTGHLLGAAGAIEAIFSILTIRDNVVPPTINLENPSVETSIDLVPQTARKREINVALSNSFGFGGTNASVIFQRVPD; translated from the coding sequence ATGAGGCGGGTTGTCGTCACGGGGCTGGGCATGGTTACGCCGCTCGGCTGCGGCGTTGACACAACGTGGAAGCGGATCCTCAACGGTCGGAGCGGCGCCAGGAAGATCGATACATTCGAGGTTGCCGATCTTGCCAGCCAGATTGCTTGCGTGATTCCACGCGGCGACGGCAGTGACGGCACGTTCAATCCCGACCAGTGGATGGAGCCGAAGGAACAGCGCAAGGTCGACGACTTCATCATCTTTGCGATGGCCGCGGCGCGCCAGGCGCTCGACGACGCCGACTGGCATCCTTCGACCGAAGAAGACAAATGCGCCACCGGCACCCTGATCGGCTCGGGGATCGGCGGGTTGTCCGGCATCGCCGAAACGTCGCTGCTCTTGAAGGAACGCGGGCCGCGCAGGGTATCCCCGTTCTTCATTCCGGGGCGGCTGATCAATCTCGCTTCCGGCTATGTCTCGATCGAGCATGGCCTCAAGGGCCCCAACCATTCCGTGGTGACGGCATGTTCGACCGGCGCGCATGCGATCGGCGACGGTGCGCGCCTGATTGCGCTCGGCGACGCCGACGTCATGGTGGCGGGCGGGACCGAATCGCCGATCTGTCGGCTGGCGATGGCGGGGTTCTGCGCCGCGCGCGCGCTCTCGACCGGCTTCAACGAGACGCCGCAAAAGGCCTCGCGGCCTTATGACAAGGACCGCGATGGATTCGTGATGGGCGAGGGCGCCGGCGTCGTCGTGCTCGAGGAATATGAGCACGCGAAAAACCGCGGCGCGCGAATCTATGCCGAAGTGGTGGGTTACGGCCTGTCGGGCGACGCCTATCACATCACCTCGCCATCGCCGGATGGCGATGGCGGCTTCCGCAGCATGAGCGCGGCGATCAAGCGCGCCGGGATCGCGGTATCCGATATCGACTACATCAACGCCCACGGAACTTCGACGCAGATCGGCGACGAGATCGAGCTTGGCGCGGTGGAGCGGATGCTCGGCAATGCCGCCTCCAAGGTGTCGATGTCGTCGACGAAATCGTCGACCGGGCACTTGCTCGGTGCTGCCGGTGCAATCGAGGCCATTTTTAGTATCCTTACGATTCGCGACAACGTTGTTCCACCCACCATCAATTTGGAAAATCCGTCTGTGGAAACGTCGATCGACCTGGTGCCGCAGACAGCGCGCAAGCGCGAGATTAACGTCGCGCTGTCGAATTCCTTCGGATTCGGGGGCACCAACGCCTCCGTGATCTTTCAGCGCGTGCCTGACTAG
- a CDS encoding acyl carrier protein, with translation MSEIGERVKKIVVEHLGVEPEKVVDNASFIDDLGADSLDTVELVMAFEEEFGCEIPDDAAETILTVGDATKFLEKNAKS, from the coding sequence ATGAGTGAGATTGGCGAGCGGGTTAAGAAGATTGTGGTCGAACACCTCGGTGTTGAACCCGAGAAGGTTGTAGACAACGCAAGTTTCATCGACGACCTCGGCGCCGACAGTCTCGACACCGTCGAGCTTGTGATGGCATTTGAAGAAGAGTTCGGCTGCGAAATCCCCGATGATGCCGCCGAGACGATTTTGACCGTCGGCGACGCCACGAAGTTTCTCGAGAAGAACGCTAAAAGCTGA
- the fabG gene encoding 3-oxoacyl-[acyl-carrier-protein] reductase — MFDLTGRTALVTGATGGIGGAIAQALHGQGATVAISGTRREVLDSFAGKLGDRAHVLPCNLSDSAEVEALVPAAEAAMGQVDILIANAGITRDNLFVQLRDEDWDDVIQVNLTATFRLARAATKLMMRKRFGRIIAITSIVGVTGNPGQANYTASKAGIIGLIKTLGAEYAKRNVTANCIAPGFIKTPMTDALNDKQRETILTKVPAARLGTPEDIAAAAVYLASNEAAYVTGQTIHVNGGMAMI, encoded by the coding sequence ATGTTCGATTTGACGGGCAGGACGGCGCTGGTAACCGGCGCAACCGGCGGCATTGGCGGGGCGATCGCGCAGGCGCTGCACGGGCAGGGCGCGACGGTGGCGATATCAGGAACGCGCCGCGAGGTGCTGGATTCGTTTGCCGGCAAGCTGGGCGATCGCGCCCATGTGCTACCGTGCAACCTGTCCGACAGCGCGGAAGTCGAGGCGCTGGTGCCGGCGGCGGAAGCCGCGATGGGGCAGGTCGATATCCTGATCGCCAATGCCGGCATCACGCGCGACAACCTGTTCGTGCAGTTGCGCGACGAGGATTGGGACGACGTCATCCAGGTCAATCTGACCGCGACCTTCCGTCTCGCCCGCGCTGCAACCAAGCTGATGATGCGCAAGCGCTTCGGCCGGATCATTGCGATCACCTCGATCGTCGGCGTGACCGGCAACCCCGGCCAGGCCAACTACACTGCCTCGAAAGCCGGAATCATCGGCCTGATCAAGACGCTGGGTGCGGAATACGCCAAGCGCAACGTGACCGCCAATTGCATCGCGCCCGGGTTTATCAAGACGCCGATGACGGACGCGCTCAACGACAAGCAGCGCGAGACCATCCTGACAAAGGTTCCTGCGGCGCGGCTGGGGACGCCCGAGGACATCGCCGCGGCGGCGGTCTATCTCGCCTCCAACGAGGCGGCCTACGTCACCGGCCAGACGATTCACGTCAACGGCGGAATGGCCATGATTTGA
- the fabD gene encoding ACP S-malonyltransferase — protein sequence MTAAFTFPGQGSQAVGMGKALAEAFPAARAVFDEVDSALGEKLTAIIWDGPAETLQLTENAQPALMAVSIATLRVLETESGFSVGRDAAFVAGHSLGEYSALAAAGSLSVSDTARLLRTRGLAMQKAVPVGAGAMAALLGLDYEAAMAVASEAAQGQVCQAANDNGGGQVVVSGDKAAVDRAVEIAKAKGAKRAMLLPVSAPFHCKLMQPAADAMAEALAGVTIKTPASPLVSNVLAAPITDSDEIRRRLIEQVTGTVRWRESVAYMAAHGVTRFFEIGAGKVLSGLVKRIADGAVGVSIGGPNDIAGAKDALAASA from the coding sequence ATGACGGCTGCATTTACGTTTCCGGGGCAGGGTTCCCAGGCGGTCGGCATGGGCAAGGCCCTGGCGGAGGCCTTTCCGGCCGCGCGGGCGGTATTCGACGAGGTCGATTCGGCGCTCGGCGAGAAGTTGACCGCCATCATCTGGGACGGCCCGGCCGAAACCCTCCAACTCACCGAAAATGCCCAGCCAGCCCTGATGGCGGTCTCGATCGCCACGCTGCGGGTGCTGGAGACCGAGTCGGGCTTTTCCGTCGGGCGGGATGCGGCTTTCGTCGCCGGCCATTCGCTCGGCGAGTATTCCGCACTGGCTGCGGCTGGCAGCCTCAGCGTCAGCGATACCGCGCGCCTGCTGCGTACCCGCGGTCTGGCGATGCAAAAGGCAGTGCCGGTCGGCGCCGGGGCCATGGCGGCATTGCTCGGGCTCGACTATGAGGCGGCGATGGCGGTGGCCAGCGAAGCCGCGCAAGGGCAGGTCTGCCAGGCCGCCAATGACAATGGCGGCGGGCAGGTGGTGGTGTCCGGCGACAAGGCGGCGGTCGATCGCGCGGTGGAAATCGCCAAGGCCAAGGGCGCCAAGCGCGCGATGCTGCTGCCGGTTTCCGCGCCGTTCCATTGCAAGCTGATGCAGCCCGCGGCCGATGCGATGGCGGAGGCACTGGCCGGTGTAACGATCAAGACGCCGGCCTCGCCGCTGGTGTCGAACGTGCTGGCGGCACCTATCACCGATTCCGACGAGATTCGCCGCCGCCTGATCGAGCAGGTCACCGGCACCGTGCGCTGGCGCGAGTCGGTGGCTTACATGGCCGCGCACGGCGTCACCCGGTTTTTCGAAATCGGCGCCGGCAAGGTGCTGAGCGGGCTAGTCAAGCGCATCGCCGACGGCGCGGTCGGCGTGTCGATCGGGGGACCCAACGATATTGCCGGTGCCAAGGATGCATTGGCGGCTTCGGCCTAA
- a CDS encoding LysE family translocator, producing the protein MIDLTTLVAYGAVVLGFVFIPGPATLLTVTRATSSGTRVGIATGVGIATGDMIHTFMAIVGISAIIATSALLFSVIKYIGAAYLVYLGIRAILERTPANLTAGALPISAGKAFRQAILAEVLNPKTALFFLAFLPQFVVPENGSVMLQLTILGILFVVLGLVSTVVFAVCAGGLGNFLRRNPTVLKWQGKAVGGIYCALGVRLALQER; encoded by the coding sequence ATGATCGATCTGACCACCTTGGTTGCTTATGGAGCGGTTGTGCTCGGCTTTGTATTCATTCCGGGTCCCGCCACGCTCCTCACCGTTACACGGGCAACGAGCTCGGGCACCCGGGTTGGAATCGCGACCGGCGTCGGGATCGCGACTGGCGACATGATTCATACCTTTATGGCGATCGTCGGCATTTCGGCGATCATTGCCACTTCGGCGTTGCTGTTCAGCGTCATCAAATACATTGGCGCTGCGTATCTCGTTTACCTCGGCATTCGTGCAATCCTTGAGAGAACACCGGCAAATCTGACGGCCGGCGCACTGCCAATCTCGGCCGGCAAGGCATTCAGGCAGGCAATTCTGGCCGAGGTGCTAAACCCAAAAACCGCGCTCTTTTTCCTCGCGTTCCTCCCCCAGTTCGTGGTGCCCGAAAACGGATCGGTTATGCTTCAATTGACGATCCTGGGGATCCTCTTTGTCGTGTTGGGGCTCGTCAGTACGGTGGTTTTTGCGGTCTGTGCGGGAGGACTGGGCAACTTTCTCCGTCGAAATCCCACCGTGCTGAAATGGCAGGGCAAGGCGGTTGGCGGCATCTATTGCGCCCTGGGCGTCCGGTTGGCGCTGCAAGAACGCTGA